A window of Citrus sinensis cultivar Valencia sweet orange chromosome 7, DVS_A1.0, whole genome shotgun sequence contains these coding sequences:
- the LOC102622106 gene encoding F-box protein At5g49610-like — MANLGNDNLEEEVMEETTEEENADYVLDDFDNLPVNTRFLGSTSDAIGLVFARTKSYFVKTWIHENIIQKHPWFAKYANFPGLVKLKKNIGLSDVTMEHVLPFLPAKSLCRFKAVSKEWNRWISSPFLAHLQTTHFKDISGLICQSPGSDPSFISFNQDAYGIPSPSFNFFPQLVNIRTTCNGLVCCQSVFEVGNFFYYICNPVTKEWHELPKPNFFHGPETAVALVFEPSALGFSAHYEVVCAVPVDQTDVSIIFFEIYSSRSKSWRTTETICSEPDVLKLSINGFYMNGFVYWTSLSGAILVFDLKDEQYGTLPLPAGSGPHGALTQMHGELCYMLPQIQDGECLIGVYGNLDMSLKCVIPVEHEVLGETFSDCRVLTCVNSDILIILLPNKVIAYHVKAQKMQVVSEAGTEGFQNCLPYINSLVAVAK, encoded by the exons ATGGCGAATTTAGGCAATGACAACCTCGAGGAAGAAGTGATGGAAGAAACGACGGAAGAAGAGAACGCTGACTACGTTCTTGACGATTTTGATAATCTACCTGTGAACACAAGGTTCCTGGGCAGCACTTCTGATGCG ATAGGCCTGGTTTTTGCAAGAACTAagagttattttgttaaaacttGGATTCACGAAAACATAATTCAGAAG CATCCATGGTTTGCAAAATATGCTAATTTTCCTGGGCTCGTAAAGCTGAAGAAGAACATTGGCCTATCAGATGTCACAATGGAGCACGTTCTCCCTTTTCTTCCAGCGAAATCGCTCTGCAGGTTCAAAGCTGTCTCCAAAGAGTGGAATCGATGGATAAGCAGTCCTTTTCTGGCTCACTTACAAACTACACACTTCAAAGACATATCTGGTCTTATTTGTCAATCTCCTGGCTCAGACCCCTCATTCATCTCCTTCAATCAGGATGCTTATGGCATTCCCAGcccttcttttaatttcttccccCAACTTGTTAATATCAGAACCACATGCAATGGGTTAGTTTGCTGCCAAAGCGTTTTTGAGGTTGGGAACTTTTTCTACTACATTTGCAACCCTGTGACAAAGGAATGGCATGAGCTTCCTAAGCCAAACTTTTTCCATGGGCCTGAAACAGCTGTAGCACTTGTCTTTGAACCTAGTGCACTCGGTTTTTCTGCACATTATGAGGTCGTCTGTGCTGTTCCCGTCGATCAAACTGATGTTTCAATTATCTTTTTTGAGATTTACTCTTCAAGGTCTAAGTCTTGGAGGACTACTGAAACGATCTGCTCGGAGCCAGATGTTCTTAAACTGAGTATAAACGGGTTCTACATGAACGGGTTTGTCTATTGGACATCGTTATCAGGTGCAATTCTTGTTTTTGATTTGAAGGATGAGCAGTATGGGACTCTGCCACTCCCTGCCGGCAGTGGACCGCACGGTGCTTTGACGCAGATGCATGGAGAGTTGTGTTACATGCTCCcacaaatacaagatggagaatgCTTAATTGGTGTGTATGGGAACCTGGATATGAGCTTGAAGTGCGTAATTCCAGTTGAGCATGAAGTTCTTGGGGAAACATTTTCAGATTGTCGGGTTTTAACATGTGTTAATAGTGACATCCTGATAATTCTGCTCCCCAATAAGGTGATAGCTTATCATGTGAAAGCACAGAAAATGCAAGTTGTAAGCGAGGCGGGCACTGAAGGATTTCAAAATTGCCTGCCTTACATAAACTCCCTGGTAGCTGTGGCGAAGTAG
- the LOC102621822 gene encoding F-box protein At5g03970-like → MASKINMDKGKNATVFMKSSNNKIYMELKDIIREHALQFLPAKSLLRCRGVCRDWKYLIATPFFVHNQSYSFRNLSGFFSQSSTSEPSFISLNPIAYGVPDPSLSFLPEPVDIRSSSNGLLCCQGHSGYNPYYICNPATKHWHKLPKPNNDHGSDPAVVLIFEPSILNFAAEYKLVCAFPSELDGYEFEIYSSCDKSWKTSGEIFLGNLKILPRSGVYTNGIVYWAGRNNRILAFDLSAERSQIHNGHGTLGVMDGKFCTASILRQNLSVQLLSNAYANTMQMYSNIKAWESHLFTLDRSVFAEGYPEEVSLLVNDTVILRKGKALYSYNLKTKETKHLGNESDDGKRRVVPYVNSLVDI, encoded by the exons ATGGCCAGTAAG ATAAATATGGATAAGGGGAAGAATGCAACTGTGTTTATGAAAAGCAGCAATAACAAGATCTACATGGAACTCAAGGATATTATAAGGGAGCATGCCCTTCAATTCCTTCCTGCTAAGTCACTTCTCAGGTGCAGAGGCGTTTGTCGTGACTGGAAGTACTTGATTGCGACCCCATTCTTTGTCCACAACCAGTCTTATTCCTTCCGTAATTTGTCAGGCTTCTTTTCCCAGTCATCCACCAGCGAACCATCATTTATTTCCCTCAACCCAATAGCCTATGGTGTTCCAGATCCATCTTTGAGTTTTTTGCCTGAACCAGTTGACATTAGGAGCTCCTCCAATGGACTACTTTGCTGCCAGGGTCACAGTGGATACAATCCTTACTACATCTGCAATCCTGCTACCAAACATTGGCATAAGCTTCCTAAACCCAATAATGATCATGGCTCTGATCCTGCTGTCGTGCTTATCTTTGAACCCTCAATATTGAACTTTGCAGCTGAATACAAACTGGTTTGTGCCTTTCCATCTGAACTTGATGGATACGAATTTGAGATTTATTCCTCCTGCGACAAATCCTGGAAAACTTCGGGGGAGATTTTCCTCGGCAATTTAAAAATCCTGCCACGATCAGGTGTTTATACGAATGGGATTGTTTATTGGGCTGGAAGGAATAATAGAATTCTTGCTTTTGATCTGTCAGCAGAGCGGTCACAGATCCACAATGGCCACGGGACCTTGGGTGTGATGGATGGGAAGTTTTGTACAGCCAGTATACTCCGTCAAAATCTGTCTGTGCAATTGCTGTCTAATGCCTACGCTAATACAATGCAGATGTATAGTAACATCAAGGCTTGGGAATCACATCTGTTCACTTTAGATAGATCTGTTTTTGCTGAAGGTTATCCTGAGGAGGTATCACTGCTTGTGAATGATACTGTGATCCTACGCAAAGGGAAAGCACTTTATTCGTACAACCTGAAGACAAAAGAAACTAAACACTTGGGAAATGAATCTGACGATGGTAAAAGGAGGGTTGTGCCTTACGTGAATAGTCTTGTTGATATTTAG
- the LOC102621521 gene encoding uncharacterized protein LOC102621521, protein MVASKMFLVASPPCPVTSLVPSQQQKTSNPTCRRIRKTKPRSLLIRLKVLSMAKESSDGLAEKAAIAGGLVSTPVIAWSLYTLKTTGCGLPPGPGGSIGALEGLSYLAVVGIVVFSAGITSRASPK, encoded by the exons ATGGTAGCTTCGAAGATGTTTTTGGTAGCATCGCCACCATGTCCCGTAACTTCACTAGTACCATCACAACAACAGAAAACCTCCAACCCCACATGCAGGAGGATCAGGAAAACCAAACCTCGCTCCCTACTCATCAGGCTCAAGGTTCTGAGCATGGCAAAAGAGAGCAGTGACGGCCTCGCAGAAAAAGCAGCAATAGCCGGTGGTTTGGTCTCAACCCCAGTGATCGCCTGGTCTCTTTACACACTCAAGACTACTGGCTGCGGTCTCCCCCCCGGGCCTGGTGGCTCCATTGGTGCACTCGAGGGCCTCAGCTACCTAGCCGTTGTGGGAATTGTTG TTTTTTCAGCAGGGATCACTTCCAGGGCCTCTCCCAAGTGA
- the LOC102621237 gene encoding acidic leucine-rich nuclear phosphoprotein 32-related protein — MRYRISYLMDEIWERAVETALDGQTDHGAARTLTLDGAVKCVQGRLPPPNLLERFENLEHLSIANIGVSSLEQFPQLKNLQKLILSDNRIAGGLEFLVQAGLDSLRDLDLSNNRIQYIEDLAPLAHLRLVSLDLYECPVTRVKDYRSKVFGMIKSLRYLDKMDAEENERPESDDESDDDESDDEDDPGSGEIDGEDRPFGRDNGHSENVEGVVDVDEEEESDADEEEVETAAGAAGPAAEGINGHQSNGYAVEDDDEDDDEDDVYEEEDVVEVHGVGGDSDDEEDGVEDEDDDGDDDDDEDEEEVDNEDRDGEFGEPESTGRLTSTEGEIDGHEQGEEDGDDDGETGEEEQVVEDDREFEVEDEDDAEEEDEDCGTGYLVQPVGQAEEHDGSDMEPGNEDDAEDEEEVEDDDEVQDLPPSSSSLHPKRKRDDSADEDENGEDDEEDDDVVEFSKSSSKKHH; from the exons ATGAGATATCGGATTTCGTATTTGATGGATGAGATCTGGGAAAGGGCCGTCGAGACAGCATTAGACGGTCAAACGGACCATGGCGCGGCTCGAACCCTAACATTAGACGGCGCGGTCAAGTGTGTGCAAGGCCGGCTGCCTCCACCGAACCTTTTAGAAAGGTTCGAGAACCTTGAGCATCTTTCGATTGCCAACATCGGAGTTTCCTCGCTCGAGCAGTTTCCACAGCTTAAGAATCTTCAGAAACTTATTCTCTCCGATAACCGTATAGCCGGTGGCCTCGAGTTTCTGGTCCAGGCTGGCTTGGACTCTCTTCGCGACCTTGATTTGTCTAATAATCGGATCCAGTATATCGAAGATCTGGCTCCGCTGGCCCATCTTCGGCTTGTGTCTCTTGATCTGTACGAGTGTCCGGTTACAAGGGTGAAAGATTATCGATCTAAGGTTTTTGGAATGATAAAGTCGTTGAGGTACTTGGACAAGATGGATGCAGAGGAGAATGAAAGGCCGGAGTCGGATGATGAATCGGACGATGATGAATCTGACGATGAGGATGATCCAGGAAGTGGAGAAATTGACGGTGAGGATCGACCCTTTGGGAGGGATAATGGACACAGTGAGAATGTTGAAGGGGTTGTGGATGTGGACGAGGAGGAAGAGAGTGATGCGGATGAAGAAGAGGTGGAGACAGCTGCTGGAGCAGCAGGACCCGCTGCCGAGGGGATAAATGGCCATCAGAGCAATGGGTATGCGGTAGAAGATGATGACgaggatgatgatgaggatgatgTTTATGAGGAAGAGGATGTGGTGGAAGTTCATGGGGTTGGTGGGGACAGCGATGATGAGGAGGATGGGGTTGAGGACGAGGATGATGATGGCgatgatgatgacgatgagGACGAAGAAGAGGTTGATAATGAGGATAGAGATGGGGAGTTTGGGGAGCCAGAGAGTACGGGGAGGTTGACCAGCACAGAAGGTGAGATTGATGGTCATGAACAAGGGGAGGAAGATGGGGATGATGATGGTGAGACTGGGGAGGAAGAGCAGGTTGTTGAGGATGATAGAGAGTTTGAAGTTGAGGATGAAGATGATGCTGAAGAGGAG GATGAAGACTGCGGCACAGGGTATTTAGTTCAGCCAGTTGGGCAGGCTGAGGAACATGATGGCAGTGATATGGAGCCTGGTAATGAAGATGATGCTGAAGATGAGGAAGAagttgaagatgatgatgaagtcCAGGATCTGCcaccatcttcttcttctttacaccccaagagaaagagagatgaTAGTGCTGATGAAGATGAGAATGGGGAGGATGATGaggaagatgatgatgttgtTGAGTTCAGCAAGTCATCTTCAAAGAAGCACCATTAG
- the LOC102620952 gene encoding plant-specific TFIIB-related protein 1, with translation MKCPYCSAAQGRCATTSTGRSITECGSCGRVIAERQCQNHHLFHIRAQDTPLCLVTSDLPSIPQPQQNDGVDEDPFQPTGFITAFSAWSLVPSPLFLRSSHSFSGQLAELERTFELLSSSTTSTSSSVMMDNLRAYLQIIDVASILGLDYDICDHAFQLFRDCCSATCLRNRSVEALATAALVQAIREAQEPRTLQEISIAANVPQKEIGKYIKILGEALQLSQPINSNSIAVHMPRFCTLLQLNKSAQVLATHIGEVVINKCFCTRRNPISISAAAIYLACQLEDKRKTQAEICKVTGLTEVTLRKVYKELLENWDDLLPSNYTPAVPPEKAFPTTTITSGRAPTVKVDSGEVTSVDKDKQPETKSIKVNEVIETESNGPNADADGAHAPTLKRPSPFSQPWLHFAASNIRTTGEKNQIVVQGDINEVQPGHQDLDQKLDEDTKPATTTLRPSQFPCTPVSTVTSLTWPFRPPPSMATASFQVVDPPKLQPGHIELKGSGVQAGSKNDK, from the exons ATGAAGTGCCCATACTGTTCAGCAGCGCAGGGGCGCTGTGCCACCACAAGCACAGGGCGGTCAATCACGGAGTGCGGCTCCTGCGGGCGAGTGATCGCTGAGCGGCAATGCCAAAATCACCACTTATTCCACATCCGTGCCCAAGACACCCCACTCTGCCTCGTCACCTCCGATCTCCCATCCATCCCCCAACCCCAGCAAAACGACGGCGTCGACGAAGACCCGTTTCAGCCCACGGGCTTCATAACGGCTTTTTCCGCGTGGTCTTTGGTACCCAGCCCTCTTTTCCTCCGCTCCTCACACTCTTTCTCCGGCCAGCTCGCCGAGCTCGAGCGCACCTTCGAGCTTTTGTCCTCGTCTACGACGTCCACGTCTTCCAGTGTCATGATGGACAATTTGAGAGCGTATTTGCAGATCATCGACGTGGCGTCCATTCTGGGATTGGATTATGACATTTGTGATCATGCTTTTCAGTTGTTTAGAGATTGCTGTTCTGCTACTTGTTTGAGGAATAGAAGTGTTGAAGCTCTTGCCACTGCTGCACTTGTTCAGGCCATTAGAGAAGCTCAAGAGCCCAGAACTCTCCAG GAAATATCAATTGCGGCTAACGTACCGCAGAAGGAGATTGGAAAGTACATCAAGATACTGGGAGAAGCTCTACAACTAAGTCAGCCCATTAATAGCAATTCCATAGCAGTTCATATGCCGAGATTTTGCACCCTCCTCCAACTCAACAAATCTGCTCAG GTGCTGGCAACTCACATAGGAGAAGTTGTGATCAACAAATGCTTCTGCACTCGGAGGAATCCAATTAGCATCTCTGCAGCTGCCATCTATCTTGCCTGCCAGTTAGAGGACAAACGCAAGACCCAGGCAGAAATTTGTAAGGTGACTGGTTTGACGGAGGTCACGCTTAGAAAAGTCTACAAGGAACTATTGGAGAATTGGGATGACCTGCTCCCATCTAATTATACTCCAGCTGTCCCTCCGGAGAAAGCATTTCCTACCACCACCATTACCTCAGGCCGTGCACCAACGGTCAAAGTTGATTCAGGTGAAGTAACATCTGTGGATAAAGATAAGCAGCCAGAAACCAAGTCAATTAAGGTAAATGAGGTGATAGAAACTGAAAGTAATGGACCAAATGCCGATGCTGATGGTGCCCATGCTCCTACGTTGAAGCGGCCATCACCCTTTAGCCAACCCTGGCTTCACTTTGCGGCTTCTAATATTAGGACAACTGGAGAGAAAAATCAGATTGTTGTTCAAGGTGACATCAACGAGGTGCAGCCAGGCCATCAAGATTTAGACCAGAAGCTCGATGAGGACACAAAGCCAGCCACTACCACTCTAAGACCAAGTCAGTTTCCATGCACCCCCGTTTCAACTGTGACTTCGCTCACTTGGCCATTTCGGCCCCCGCCTTCAATGGCCACTGCAAGTTTTCAGGTTGTGGATCCACCAAAGTTACAGCCTGGTCACATTGAGCTTAAAGGCTCCGGCGTACAGGCAGGAAGTAAAAATGATAAGTGA
- the LOC102620496 gene encoding uncharacterized protein LOC102620496 isoform X2 produces MKDDESVPTTTTLNVTKKESSDSSIFGKGRYKFWALAAILLLAFWSMFTGTVTLRWSAGNLNRLSDDLGSPIHDDLDVLEMEEREKVVKHMWDVYTNSRRIRLPRFWQEAFEAAYEELSSDVAEVRDAAITEIAKMSVRSLVNIDSPPFHSTSAHQFSKSLKLAERGRALLTSSGTG; encoded by the exons ATGAAGGATGACGAAAGTGTCCCAACGACGACGACGTTGAATGTGACGAAGAAGGAAAGCTCGGATTCAAGTATTTTCGGGAAAGGGCGGTACAAGTTTTGGGCGCTAGCGGCAATATTACTGCTTGCATTTTGGTCAATGTTTACCGGCACCGTTACTCTCCGTTGGTCAGCCGGCAATCTCAACCGTCTATCAGACGATCTCGGTAGCCCAATCCACGACGATCTAGACGTCCTC GAAATGGAGGAGAGGGAGAAGGTGGTGAAGCACATGTGGGATGTCTACACGAACAGCCGTCGGATCAGATTACCGAGGTTTTGGCAGGAGGCATTTGAGGCTGCTTACGAGGAGTTGAGCAGTGACGTGGCCGAAGTTAGAGACGCTGCCATTACTGAGATCGCTAAGATGTCTGTTCGCTCCCTTGTTAATATTGATTCGCCTCCTTTCCATTCCACG aGTGCACATCAATTTAGTAAGAGCCTGAAGCTAGCTGAGAGAGGCAGGGCATTGTTAACCTCATCTGGGACTGGTTGA
- the LOC102620496 gene encoding uncharacterized protein LOC102620496 isoform X1 gives MKDDESVPTTTTLNVTKKESSDSSIFGKGRYKFWALAAILLLAFWSMFTGTVTLRWSAGNLNRLSDDLGSPIHDDLDVLEMEEREKVVKHMWDVYTNSRRIRLPRFWQEAFEAAYEELSSDVAEVRDAAITEIAKMSVRSLVNIDSPPFHSTDGETIDFVRHFSSSSQSNCVEGLCFFFFFFFFLFWIFVGSYKRGWTCIQIG, from the exons ATGAAGGATGACGAAAGTGTCCCAACGACGACGACGTTGAATGTGACGAAGAAGGAAAGCTCGGATTCAAGTATTTTCGGGAAAGGGCGGTACAAGTTTTGGGCGCTAGCGGCAATATTACTGCTTGCATTTTGGTCAATGTTTACCGGCACCGTTACTCTCCGTTGGTCAGCCGGCAATCTCAACCGTCTATCAGACGATCTCGGTAGCCCAATCCACGACGATCTAGACGTCCTC GAAATGGAGGAGAGGGAGAAGGTGGTGAAGCACATGTGGGATGTCTACACGAACAGCCGTCGGATCAGATTACCGAGGTTTTGGCAGGAGGCATTTGAGGCTGCTTACGAGGAGTTGAGCAGTGACGTGGCCGAAGTTAGAGACGCTGCCATTACTGAGATCGCTAAGATGTCTGTTCGCTCCCTTGTTAATATTGATTCGCCTCCTTTCCATTCCACG GATGGGGAAACCATTGATTTTGTACGTCATTTCTCGTCCTCTTCTCAATCCAATTGTGTTGAAGGTCtatgcttctttttcttcttctttttctttctgttttGGATATTTGTTGGGTCATACAAACGTGGATGGACTTGCATTCAAATCGGATGA